The Maridesulfovibrio sp. genomic sequence TACTCTTGAAGCCGTCCTGAAACGCGAAACACTGCGGGTTGGTTTTTCCACTTTCAAGCCGTGGGCCATGAAAGGCAAGAATGGCGAATTTATCGGTTTTGAAATTGACGTGGCTAAACGCCTTGCCTCAGACATGGGTGTAAAAATTCGTTTCATCCCCACCAAATGGGACGGTATCATCCCTGCCCTGCTGACAGGTAAATTTGATATTATCATAGGCGGTATGGGTATCACCCCCAAACGTAACCTTAAGGTTAATTTTTCCGATCCTTACGAATTCAGCGGTATGTCAATTGTTGCCAACAAGTCAGTCGCCCCGGAGAAATCCTCACTTAAAGCATTCAACAATGCTGAAACCAAGGTTTCCGTTCGCCTCGGCACTACAGCTGAGAAGGCAGCCAAAAACTTTCTGTCCAAGGCAAATCTGCTTAAATTTAACGATGAGGCAGCTTCAATTCAGGAACTTCTCAACGGCAAAGCGGCATGTCTTGTAGCTTCTAACCCCCTGCCCGAAAATCTGGTCAAAAAATATCCCGGCAAGCTTTATCTGCCCCTGCAGTCTGATTTTACCAGAGAACCGATCGGCTTCGCTGTCCGCAAAGGAGATCCCGACTTTCTCAACTACCTGAACAACTGGATCAGGGTCTGCAATTCCGAAGGCTGGCTTGAAGCCCGCTACAATTATTGGTTCAAAACCGAAGATTGGAAATCTCAGGTGGAATAATCTTTTAAATGTTTGATTCACCTAAAAAAATATCCTCCCGTGATATCCTGCTGCTGGCATGTATCATGGGAGGAACTATTTTATTTTTACGCCATCTGGCCTACGGACTTAACTACAATTGGGATTGGTCGGTAGTTCCCGGCTATATTGCCCGTTTTGATACTGATTCCGGAAACTGGCGGGCAGGTATGCTGACTCTGGGGTTGCTGGTAACGCTTCGCCTTTCCCTGTGGTCCATCCTGCTGGCTTTGCTGAATGGAACGATTATGGGTATTTGGAGGGTAAGCCCACGGCCTCTGCTGCGTATGATTTCCAGCAGTTACGTAGGACTAGTACGAAATGTCCCTCCGCTTGTACTGATCTTTATCTTTTATTTCTTTCTCGGTGATCAGATCATGCAGGCTACTGGAATAACCGAACTTTCTTATTCTCTGAATGATAAAACATCACCTGTTTTAGCAACTCTGTTCGGTCCGGTGGAACAACTCCCTGCTTTTTTTTCAGGTGTGCTGACCATGGCTCTTTTTGAAGGAGCGTATATCACCGAAATAGTCCGCGCCGGCATTGAATCCGTAGATAAAGAACAGTGGGAAGCTTCTGCAGCACTGGGCTTCAGCAGGCCAAGACAGCTGATACACATTATTCTGCCACAGGCTTTTTCAAGCTCACTTCCTTCACTGGCCGGACAATTCATCTCCACAATTAAAGATTCTTCCATTGTCTCGGTAATCTCCATTCAGGAGCTGACCTTTGCCGGACAGGAGTTGATGTCCGCCACCTACAGAACCTTCGAAATATGGACCATTATCATTGGCCTGTACTTTCTCCTCACCTTCCCCTGCTCAATAGCCGTAAGGAACCTTGAGAAAAGAATGAACAGCCACAAGCAGCAACCTCATTGATGAACTGCCGCTGTATGTACATGAGTATATGCTTTATCCATGCCGAAAGGATTTTCATCCAATGCCATTCCCTCTGCAAAATAAGCTTCAATTCGGTCTGAAATTTTTAAAAATTCATTAACTATCAAGGGATCGAACTGTGAACCTGAGCATCTTTTTATTTCTGTGACAATTTTACTGTATTCAATTGCATTACGGTAGGTGCGGTTGCTGGCCATGGCTGATAAAGTATCTGCAACAGCGATGACCCGTGCTCCGAAAGGAATTTGTTCCCCCTTTAGACCATGCGGATATCCGGCCCCGTCATATCTCTCATGGTGATGCAGTATTATGCCCGTAATCCGATCCAATCCTGCTACTGTCGCTACAGGCTTAACAATTTCAGCTCCTATGGACGGATGCTGTTTTACAATTTCATATTCTTCAGCAGTAAGTTTGCCTTTCTTTTTAAGAATAGAATCCGGCAGACCTATTTTGCCGATATCATGCAGATGCCCTGCAATATGCAACAGTTCACATTCACGATTTTGCAGCCCCAATTGCATGCCCAGAGCCTGAGCTATTACGGCGACTTCCTCCGAGTGTGAACATGTATAGTGATCTTTGGCATCAATCGCGTTCCCTAAAGATTCAGCAAATTGATGTACGGTCATGCTTGCAACGCAATTATTGCAAGTATCTTTTTTGGTAAAAAAATCTATTATCTTTCGCATACAATACCATCTATTTGAACAGTTGATTTAACCTGGAATAAGATGGCACGTTATTTAAATTGAGAATGAGTGTCAATCGCGATTGAGTTAAAATTATTATTCTAAAATATAATCAAGACAATTTCATTTATAATTTCATGGGAATGTCAAATAAATTTTCATTAAAATCAACAACATATAGATATCATTGCGAAATAACAACACATTTCACACAACCGTAACCTTCAGGACATAGTAATCATCACCCGCAACACATAAGTTGCCATCAGCAAACCTGAGGAGGAACGCTATGTCCTTGAAATTAAAATTAATCACTTTTTGTGTTGCAATAGGTCTCATACCTTTAATTCTAATAGGCGCGTTAAGTGTCAGTATGGCGTCAAAGGCTTTATCTGATCAAGCCTTCGGTCAACTGGAATCAGTGCGTGATTCAAAAAAGAAAAACCTTCAAGATCTGGTAAACAAATGGTTTCAAGAAGTTGAACTCTATTCCAACGTAAAAGAAGTTTACAATACCGTAGGTATGGCAGGTGAATATGCAATGGAGTACGCCGTTCCGGGCAAACCCATGGATGTAACTTCCGATGAATATAAAGAAATTCATCAGTATGCGTCAGCTCCATTTATCCCCTTTGTAAAAACACTCGGGTACGATGATGCCCTGCTTATAAATGATTACGGTCGGGTGCTCTATTCTGTAAAAAAAGAAAAAGACCTAGGTGCTGACATAAAAAAGGGGAAATACAAAAACACTAACCTTGGCCGGGCTTTTGCGAAAGCAGTCAAAGGTGAAACAGTTTTTGCTGATTTCGAGCCATATGCCCCTATGGGCGGAATACCGGTGGCATTTATATGCGCTCCGGTCCATTCACATGCCGGGGATATTCAGGGCGTTGTGGCACTGCGTATACCGCTGAAAGAAATCAATTCCATTATGACTCAGCGTTCAGGCATGGGGCAGACCGGGGAGTCCTACCTTGTGGGACCGGACCTGCTGATGCGCTCGGATTCTGAACTTGATCCCCGGTACCGGACCGTTAATAATTCTTTCAATAATCCTGATAAGGGAAAGGTTGAATCCAAGGAAGTCAAACTAGCGCTTCAAGGCCAAAGCAATACAGCTTTGATGACCGCAGCAGACGGAGATGAATATCTCGTAGCATACACTCCTATTGAAATTGGAAAATCCAACTGGGCTCTGATTGCGGAAATACACAAAGACGAGGCATTCCAAGCTGTTACCAGATTAAGAAATTTTGCTCTGATCATCTCCGGGATAACTGCGCTTATCGTCGTATTGGTCACTTTTATATTCCTGCGCAAATCAATTCTCGGCCCACTCGAACGTATTGAGTTTTTTGTCAGTTCCATTGCCGCTGGTGATTTTAAAGCTACCCTTGAAGGCAAATTCAAAAGCGAAATAAAAAATCTGGCCGACGGAATCCAGATCATGGTCGGGGAATTGAAAAACAAACTCGGTTTTTCACAGGGGATGTTGGACGGAATGACAGTCCCCTGTCTCATATCTGATACAGACGCGAAGATCTCCTACCTTAACCAGCCCCTTTGTGAATTGCTGGAAAGCGGTGAATCATGTGATAAATGGGTCGGCCGCCCGGTAAAAGAACTTTTGCAGGCTCCCCCCGGAGAAAAAGGTATTCTTACCCGTTGCCTGAATGAAAAACAGCCGATTTTGAATGTTGAACGTTGCTGGAAAACCAAAAAGAACAATTACAGGGATGTTCGTATTGATGCTGCCCCGCTATACGACCTTGATAATGAACTAATAGGCGGATTCGCTGTTATCGTTGACTTAAGCGACATGAAATCCAAAGAAAAACAGATTAAAGAACAGCATAAAGTCATGGTGGAAATCACTGAAAAAGCGCAATCCATATCCCAATACCTGACCAAAGGGGCAGCTGAAATTGAGGAGCAGGTTGATCAGGTCAGTTCTAACACTGAAAAGCAATTTGACCGTATTGAGTATTCATCCCAGGCAATCACCGAGATGAACCAGACGTTGTTGAATTCCGTTACCAATGCTGAAAATGCAGCCATGCAGGCCAAATCCACTAGGGTACGCGCGGAAGAAGGTATGCAGACCATGACTGAAACCAGCGTTGCCATTGACCAGTTGCAATCACTTTCCGACACAGTGAAGGAGAACATGCACCAGCTTGGTGACCATAGCCAATCCATTGGCGGAATCATCGGTGTAATTAACGATATTGCCGACCAGACCAACCTGCTGGCACTTAATGCTGCCATTGAAGCGGCCCGTGCGGGTGAAGCTGGACGCGGGTTCGCTGTGGTTGCGGATGAAGTCCGCAAACTGGCAGAAAAAACAATGCAATCAACTAAGGAAGTTGAACTCGCAATTAAAAGTATTCAGGCTTCGGCTCAGGCAAATATTGAAAATACGGACCAGACAGTTGAGGCTGTTGAGCACGCCAGCGGACTTGTCGGCAGGTCTGTACAGGCTTTTCAGGAAATTTCCGGAATGTCGCTTGATACGGCTACGGAAATAGAAAGAATTGCCCAGGCTACGGACCAGCAGTCTGAAGCCCATGACCAGATTCATAAAAATGTGGAAGACTTGAAAATGCTGGCCGGAGATACAAAGGTGGATATGCAGAATTCTGCAAAATCAATTACCTCCCTCGCCAGAACGGCACAGGAGCTTGAAAAGCTCATCGAACGTTTAAGTTACGCTGCCGGGATTTAGTTTTCCAAACCTGCATATAGGAATGCGCCCTGAGCCATTATGGATCAGGGCGCATTCCTATCTTTATTGGATAAACACGATTTAATCAGGTTTCATGCTTGCCATGACTTCTTCCAGACGTCGAGCTTCTGCTGCGAGAACCTGATCATCAAGCTTTTGTCCCGTAACCGTAAAAGGCTCACCCAGCATAATTCTGCACGGCATAAAAGGTTTGGGCAACTCAAAGCGGTCCCATGATTTATGAAAAACAACCGGATTTGCAGGATAGGCCCGCATGGGAATAATAGCTGCCCCAGTCTTCTGCGCAATAGCCAGAATACCGGGCTTCACCTCATGACGCGGCCCTTTGGGACCATCCATTGTAATAGCCCCGATTTTACCTTGCTTGCGCATAACCCGAGCCACTCCGAGCATGGCCTTGAGGCCTCCTCGGG encodes the following:
- a CDS encoding transporter substrate-binding domain-containing protein, whose protein sequence is MTLWKTVSVGITTVLLIMGLSSAVWAGDARQNLSQDSTLEAVLKRETLRVGFSTFKPWAMKGKNGEFIGFEIDVAKRLASDMGVKIRFIPTKWDGIIPALLTGKFDIIIGGMGITPKRNLKVNFSDPYEFSGMSIVANKSVAPEKSSLKAFNNAETKVSVRLGTTAEKAAKNFLSKANLLKFNDEAASIQELLNGKAACLVASNPLPENLVKKYPGKLYLPLQSDFTREPIGFAVRKGDPDFLNYLNNWIRVCNSEGWLEARYNYWFKTEDWKSQVE
- a CDS encoding amino acid ABC transporter permease — translated: MFDSPKKISSRDILLLACIMGGTILFLRHLAYGLNYNWDWSVVPGYIARFDTDSGNWRAGMLTLGLLVTLRLSLWSILLALLNGTIMGIWRVSPRPLLRMISSSYVGLVRNVPPLVLIFIFYFFLGDQIMQATGITELSYSLNDKTSPVLATLFGPVEQLPAFFSGVLTMALFEGAYITEIVRAGIESVDKEQWEASAALGFSRPRQLIHIILPQAFSSSLPSLAGQFISTIKDSSIVSVISIQELTFAGQELMSATYRTFEIWTIIIGLYFLLTFPCSIAVRNLEKRMNSHKQQPH
- a CDS encoding HD-GYP domain-containing protein, which encodes MRKIIDFFTKKDTCNNCVASMTVHQFAESLGNAIDAKDHYTCSHSEEVAVIAQALGMQLGLQNRECELLHIAGHLHDIGKIGLPDSILKKKGKLTAEEYEIVKQHPSIGAEIVKPVATVAGLDRITGIILHHHERYDGAGYPHGLKGEQIPFGARVIAVADTLSAMASNRTYRNAIEYSKIVTEIKRCSGSQFDPLIVNEFLKISDRIEAYFAEGMALDENPFGMDKAYTHVHTAAVHQ
- a CDS encoding methyl-accepting chemotaxis protein, giving the protein MASKALSDQAFGQLESVRDSKKKNLQDLVNKWFQEVELYSNVKEVYNTVGMAGEYAMEYAVPGKPMDVTSDEYKEIHQYASAPFIPFVKTLGYDDALLINDYGRVLYSVKKEKDLGADIKKGKYKNTNLGRAFAKAVKGETVFADFEPYAPMGGIPVAFICAPVHSHAGDIQGVVALRIPLKEINSIMTQRSGMGQTGESYLVGPDLLMRSDSELDPRYRTVNNSFNNPDKGKVESKEVKLALQGQSNTALMTAADGDEYLVAYTPIEIGKSNWALIAEIHKDEAFQAVTRLRNFALIISGITALIVVLVTFIFLRKSILGPLERIEFFVSSIAAGDFKATLEGKFKSEIKNLADGIQIMVGELKNKLGFSQGMLDGMTVPCLISDTDAKISYLNQPLCELLESGESCDKWVGRPVKELLQAPPGEKGILTRCLNEKQPILNVERCWKTKKNNYRDVRIDAAPLYDLDNELIGGFAVIVDLSDMKSKEKQIKEQHKVMVEITEKAQSISQYLTKGAAEIEEQVDQVSSNTEKQFDRIEYSSQAITEMNQTLLNSVTNAENAAMQAKSTRVRAEEGMQTMTETSVAIDQLQSLSDTVKENMHQLGDHSQSIGGIIGVINDIADQTNLLALNAAIEAARAGEAGRGFAVVADEVRKLAEKTMQSTKEVELAIKSIQASAQANIENTDQTVEAVEHASGLVGRSVQAFQEISGMSLDTATEIERIAQATDQQSEAHDQIHKNVEDLKMLAGDTKVDMQNSAKSITSLARTAQELEKLIERLSYAAGI
- a CDS encoding lysophospholipid acyltransferase family protein, which produces MKIKVDPVIFAPQVAFLYRWWVRSIRFDVSGYENIIEPHKQGKPVMLALWHNELFSLIGLGFLKKLPLVTMASDSKDGQIITDVLERIGYEVARGSSTRGGLKAMLGVARVMRKQGKIGAITMDGPKGPRHEVKPGILAIAQKTGAAIIPMRAYPANPVVFHKSWDRFELPKPFMPCRIMLGEPFTVTGQKLDDQVLAAEARRLEEVMASMKPD